One genomic window of Candidatus Kuenenia stuttgartiensis includes the following:
- a CDS encoding glycosyltransferase, protein MSNKKILFLTRSLNYGGAERQLVALAKGLHERRHKVEVAVFYHGGPLERDLQEAGVPVISLGKRKRWDVFPFLWRLICLVYREKPDILHGYLFEANLLTILLKPMFPRVRMIWGVRASNVDLSQYDWLARLLFRVACFFSRFADTIIVNSNAGKEYHQKRGFPEKKMVVIPNGIDTEIFKPDAGSGTRIRAEWGIKEDEKVIGLVARLDPMKDHPTFLEAAAILVKERKDVRFVCVGDGPDLYKSRLRELSCKYGLETKLIWTGTRSDMPFVYNTLDIATSSSSYGEGFPNVIGEAMACGVPCVVTDVGDSGWIVGDTGIVLAPKSPGSIVMGWNSLLSLDLTKMMSLKEKVRRRVIENMSVQKMVYNTEQLLAE, encoded by the coding sequence ATGTCTAATAAAAAAATACTCTTCCTTACCCGCTCGCTTAATTACGGTGGCGCCGAGCGGCAACTCGTAGCCCTTGCAAAAGGTTTGCATGAACGCAGGCATAAGGTAGAAGTGGCAGTCTTCTATCATGGTGGTCCACTTGAACGCGATTTACAGGAGGCAGGTGTACCCGTAATCAGCCTGGGTAAACGTAAACGGTGGGATGTATTTCCTTTTCTTTGGCGTTTGATATGTTTAGTATATCGCGAAAAACCGGATATCTTACATGGATACTTATTTGAAGCAAATCTTTTAACTATTCTGCTTAAACCCATGTTTCCTCGGGTTAGGATGATATGGGGGGTGCGTGCCTCAAATGTGGATTTAAGCCAGTACGACTGGCTTGCGCGTCTTCTATTTCGAGTTGCGTGTTTTTTTTCACGTTTTGCAGATACCATTATTGTTAATTCTAACGCTGGAAAGGAATATCATCAGAAACGCGGTTTCCCAGAAAAAAAAATGGTGGTGATTCCTAATGGCATTGACACGGAAATATTCAAGCCCGATGCAGGGTCAGGAACTCGAATAAGGGCAGAATGGGGAATCAAAGAAGATGAAAAAGTAATAGGCCTGGTGGCACGCCTTGACCCCATGAAAGATCACCCAACCTTTCTTGAAGCAGCGGCTATATTAGTAAAGGAAAGAAAAGATGTCCGCTTTGTTTGTGTTGGTGACGGCCCAGATCTATATAAATCCAGACTAAGAGAGCTTTCTTGTAAGTATGGCTTAGAGACTAAACTTATTTGGACAGGTACGCGTTCTGATATGCCGTTTGTATATAATACCTTAGATATTGCCACTTCTTCTTCTTCTTATGGCGAGGGTTTTCCCAATGTTATTGGCGAGGCAATGGCGTGTGGAGTGCCTTGTGTGGTGACGGATGTTGGGGATTCGGGGTGGATTGTTGGGGATACAGGAATAGTTTTAGCCCCCAAAAGCCCAGGTTCTATTGTCATGGGTTGGAATAGTCTTCTATCCTTAGATTTAACAAAAATGATGTCATTAAAGGAAAAAGTACGACGACGTGTTATAGAAAATATGAGTGTTCAAAAAATGGTTTATAATACGGAACAATTACTTGCAGAATAG
- a CDS encoding EpsG family protein yields MFKKPTNYHQSANPGPSRLDLFGLRQTTWLAMVFFVGVSLILARRTLYTAPDDLSYIKYFEGTNFTILTDWWSYVLEEPLWSTYASFMGEIFGAETSLRITIFFSSLMFLVANNKLTRGAWIFILFAFVIDSTLSTQMYYNQIRQGFALSVFLMMVAGGLSPFLGAVVASTIHTSFIFVIPCAIAAVVARRSNIRLIAILLAVGLYVFYLNRIMGSIDFGRRSESYELKGKVNVFFYAATVLQNGLIFFLLKNKSSDDQQEFWFRFSLIFCTFAICMTLIHAAAGRLMYIANALVAILLGLNLKRERGKITAIVWFLLLFALLINEGRKGGFGSDTWFGRWYLILR; encoded by the coding sequence ATGTTTAAAAAGCCTACAAATTATCATCAAAGTGCTAACCCCGGTCCATCACGTCTGGATTTATTTGGTTTGAGGCAAACAACATGGCTGGCGATGGTCTTTTTTGTCGGCGTATCTTTGATTCTGGCGAGGCGTACACTTTATACAGCCCCTGATGATCTAAGTTACATCAAATATTTTGAAGGAACAAATTTTACGATTTTGACGGACTGGTGGTCCTATGTGCTGGAGGAGCCTTTGTGGTCAACATATGCCTCGTTTATGGGGGAGATTTTCGGTGCTGAAACCTCGTTAAGGATCACTATTTTTTTTAGTTCGCTCATGTTTCTTGTCGCAAACAACAAATTGACGCGAGGGGCATGGATATTCATTCTTTTTGCCTTTGTCATAGATTCCACGCTATCTACGCAGATGTATTACAACCAGATAAGGCAAGGATTTGCTTTGTCGGTTTTTTTAATGATGGTTGCAGGAGGCTTAAGTCCTTTTTTAGGGGCTGTAGTGGCTTCAACAATTCACACCTCCTTTATTTTCGTTATTCCGTGTGCTATTGCAGCCGTTGTTGCCAGGAGGTCAAATATTCGCTTGATTGCTATCCTTCTTGCTGTCGGGCTATATGTTTTTTATCTTAACCGTATAATGGGTAGCATTGATTTTGGGCGAAGATCGGAATCTTATGAATTAAAAGGAAAGGTCAATGTTTTTTTCTATGCAGCTACTGTTTTGCAGAATGGGTTGATTTTTTTTCTTTTAAAAAATAAAAGTTCCGATGATCAACAAGAGTTTTGGTTTCGGTTTTCCTTGATTTTTTGCACATTTGCAATATGTATGACCCTCATTCATGCGGCAGCAGGGCGGCTGATGTACATTGCAAATGCTCTTGTAGCGATTCTCCTTGGGTTGAACTTAAAAAGAGAGCGGGGGAAAATTACTGCCATAGTATGGTTTCTATTGTTGTTCGCGCTCCTAATAAACGAAGGCAGGAAAGGTGGCTTTGGTTCGGATACATGGTTTGGTCGATGGTACCTTATTCTGAGATAA
- a CDS encoding glycosyltransferase family 4 protein: protein MSKIGIVHIITGLNSGGAEAMLNKLLSRMDKEVFDLQVVSLTGRGTYGEKIESLGVKVYALCMKRGRFSIIGFCRLIKLLRDLKPDLLQGWMYHGNLAAQLASFFIKWQVPVLWNIRHSLYSFAYEKKGTAIVIKICRYLTGFPRRIVYNSKTSAEQHEYLGYRGDKRIIIPNGFDVNLFSPSIESGKAVRHELDVSSDTLLIGLIGRYHPMKDHTNFLQAASLLLKDYSNVHFLLAGTQVDGRNERLNQVINNLNISTNVHLLGERIDVPRLTAALDIASSSSYAEAFSNVIGEAMGCGVPCVVTDVGESSSIVGDTGLVVPPRDPVALANGWRKLIELGRDKRLALGMMARQRIIENFSLDAVVKKYEMLYKEVLGRS from the coding sequence ATGAGTAAAATAGGTATTGTTCATATAATCACCGGCCTGAATAGCGGTGGAGCGGAGGCCATGCTCAACAAACTTCTTTCCCGAATGGATAAAGAGGTTTTTGATCTGCAGGTGGTATCTCTCACGGGTCGCGGCACGTATGGAGAGAAGATAGAGTCCCTGGGGGTTAAGGTATATGCTCTTTGTATGAAAAGAGGAAGGTTCTCAATTATTGGATTCTGTCGTTTGATAAAACTTTTACGCGATTTAAAACCCGATCTCTTACAAGGCTGGATGTATCATGGCAACCTCGCCGCACAATTGGCCAGTTTTTTTATAAAATGGCAGGTGCCTGTATTGTGGAATATACGTCATTCTCTTTATTCTTTTGCTTACGAAAAAAAAGGAACCGCGATCGTAATTAAGATATGTAGGTATCTTACGGGATTTCCCAGGCGTATCGTTTATAATTCTAAAACCAGTGCAGAGCAGCATGAATACCTTGGATATCGAGGCGACAAACGTATTATCATTCCTAATGGCTTTGACGTCAATCTCTTCTCACCCTCTATTGAATCTGGCAAGGCAGTCCGTCACGAATTGGATGTTTCTTCAGATACACTTCTTATAGGTTTGATCGGGCGTTATCATCCCATGAAGGATCACACTAACTTTCTACAAGCCGCATCATTATTGCTAAAAGATTATTCAAATGTCCATTTCTTGCTTGCTGGTACTCAGGTAGATGGGCGTAATGAACGACTAAACCAGGTGATAAATAATTTAAATATTTCTACAAATGTACATTTACTTGGTGAGCGCATTGATGTACCTCGTTTAACAGCGGCATTAGATATAGCATCCTCTTCTTCTTATGCTGAAGCATTTTCAAATGTAATTGGTGAAGCGATGGGTTGTGGTGTGCCTTGTGTGGTGACGGATGTGGGAGAATCTTCCTCTATTGTTGGTGATACAGGTCTTGTTGTCCCGCCGCGCGATCCGGTTGCTTTGGCAAACGGCTGGCGAAAGTTAATTGAATTAGGGCGGGACAAACGATTAGCATTAGGCATGATGGCAAGGCAGCGTATCATAGAAAACTTTTCACTCGATGCCGTGGTAAAGAAATACGAAATGTTATACAAAGAAGTATTAGGGAGAAGTTGA
- a CDS encoding class I SAM-dependent methyltransferase produces MSASITVLDYGCGAGQIVTALRNKGIDARGCDVFYTGGDYSSRVQPELLGGVIKHMEHGVIPFPDESFDYVVNNQVMEHVEDIDSVLTEIYRVLKPGGQVLSMFPDKSCCREGHCGIPFLHWFPKSSKGRIYYAAFLRALGMGYFKGDKSILQWSRDFCQWLDRWTWYRSYREICTVFDKRFVRLTHIEEQWLQIRYGRWAMIIGWLPRQIRRWVLRKLAGMVFISIKAI; encoded by the coding sequence ATGTCTGCCTCAATAACTGTACTCGATTATGGTTGTGGGGCTGGCCAGATTGTAACGGCGTTAAGAAATAAGGGGATTGACGCCAGGGGGTGCGATGTTTTTTATACGGGGGGGGATTATTCAAGTCGCGTTCAACCCGAGTTGCTTGGGGGGGTAATCAAGCACATGGAGCATGGAGTAATTCCATTTCCGGATGAGAGTTTTGATTATGTAGTCAATAATCAGGTTATGGAGCATGTTGAGGATATTGACAGTGTACTTACTGAAATTTATCGCGTGCTAAAGCCTGGCGGCCAGGTTCTGAGCATGTTTCCTGACAAGAGTTGCTGTAGAGAAGGTCATTGCGGAATACCTTTCCTGCATTGGTTTCCCAAAAGTTCAAAGGGCAGGATTTACTACGCGGCATTCCTGAGAGCGCTTGGAATGGGTTATTTCAAAGGTGATAAATCCATACTGCAATGGAGTCGGGATTTTTGTCAATGGTTAGACCGGTGGACCTGGTACAGAAGTTACCGTGAGATTTGCACTGTATTCGATAAACGTTTCGTGCGCTTGACACATATCGAAGAACAATGGCTGCAAATTCGATACGGTCGGTGGGCGATGATAATTGGTTGGTTGCCAAGACAGATTCGTCGTTGGGTTTTGAGGAAACTGGCTGGGATGGTCTTTATCAGCATTAAGGCAATATAG
- a CDS encoding class I SAM-dependent methyltransferase, whose product MDDHSMEIKKGERFEFGKNWRHFFACINEDRILEAERSLKTMLSIENLEGKSFLDIGSGSGLFSLAARRLGARVHSFDYDPQSVACTHELKRRYFPNDSNWTIGEGSALDTNYLSALGTFDVVYSWGVLHHTGDMWKALQNSILPVASSGKLFIAIYNDQGGRSKRWRRIKQFYCSGMIGKCLVKAIFYPWLFTLAVLAGFVKYRNPLGYFMKYRKRRGMSIIRDWDDWLGGYPFEVAKPEEIFSFYRERGFVLEKLKTCGGRLGCNEFVFVKGNV is encoded by the coding sequence ATGGATGATCACTCGATGGAAATAAAAAAGGGGGAACGTTTTGAGTTTGGCAAGAACTGGCGGCATTTTTTTGCTTGCATAAATGAAGATAGAATTCTCGAAGCGGAAAGATCATTAAAAACTATGTTGAGTATTGAAAATTTAGAGGGAAAATCATTCCTCGATATTGGTTCAGGTAGTGGGTTATTCAGTCTGGCGGCACGGCGTCTGGGTGCCCGCGTTCATTCTTTTGATTATGATCCACAATCTGTAGCCTGTACTCATGAGCTGAAACGGCGTTATTTCCCTAATGATAGCAACTGGACAATTGGAGAAGGTTCTGCTTTAGACACAAATTATTTAAGTGCATTGGGAACATTCGACGTCGTTTATTCATGGGGTGTGCTTCACCACACTGGGGACATGTGGAAGGCACTACAAAATAGTATTTTACCTGTTGCAAGCAGTGGAAAGTTGTTTATTGCTATCTACAACGATCAAGGTGGTCGGTCTAAACGCTGGCGAAGGATTAAGCAATTTTATTGTTCAGGGATGATTGGCAAGTGTTTGGTTAAGGCAATATTTTATCCGTGGCTCTTCACTTTAGCCGTATTGGCTGGCTTTGTAAAGTATCGCAACCCATTAGGCTATTTTATGAAATATAGAAAACGTCGTGGCATGTCAATTATTCGGGATTGGGACGATTGGCTAGGTGGTTATCCCTTTGAAGTAGCCAAGCCAGAAGAGATATTTAGCTTTTATAGAGAAAGAGGATTTGTTTTGGAAAAACTGAAGACGTGTGGTGGCAGGCTTGGTTGTAATGAATTTGTATTTGTAAAGGGAAATGTCTAA